One window from the genome of Thermaerobacter marianensis DSM 12885 encodes:
- the ppdK gene encoding pyruvate, phosphate dikinase, whose protein sequence is MSTGIPESAARSQAAPRRWVYFFDEGSGADRSLLGGKGANLAEMTRIGLPVPPGFTITTEACKAYLAAGGAFPPGLMEQVEQQLARLEREIGRRFGDPVRPLLVSVRSGAPVSMPGMMDTILNLGLNDEAVQGLARETGDARFAFDCYRRLIQMFGDVVLRVPAARFEHALEAARQRRGVRFDHELPAEELERLVATFKEIVRQEAGRDFPQDPRAQLELAIRAVFDSWNNERAKVYRRIHKIPDDLGTGVNVQAMVFGNTGPDSGTGVMFTRNPSTGARELYGEYLPNAQGEDVVAGIRTPEPIARLKEERPALYRQLEQVAERLERHYRDMQDIEFTVDRGRLFLLQTRSGKRTAAAAVRIACDMVREGLIDRDTALLRVDPDQVARLLHKHVDPNAAVEPLAQGLPASPGAAVGATVFDADEAERLGRDGQAVILVRPETTPDDIHGIVAAQGVLTSRGGMTSHAAVVARGMGKPAVCGCEALRIDLEREEFQVGGRVFRKGDVITIDGATGRVFAGEVPLVEPELSPEFRQLLEWADQARRLGVLANADTPEDARRAREFGAEGIGLCRTEHMFMGPERLPAVQRMILAETREEREAALAELAAMQQADFEAILEAMAGLPVTIRLLDPPLHEFLPSLEELLVEVTRLELTGTDPSRLEERRELLRKVRALHEANPMLGHRGCRLGITFPEVYEMQARAIFRATANLRRRGIDARPEIMIPLVAHVRELAFLRERIEAVRREVEAETGLDLAVRIGTMIEVPRAALTAGEIAQVAEFFSFGTNDLTQTTFGFSRDDAEGKFLHHYLAEKILPENPFVSLDASGVGRLVELAVADGRKVRPDLKVGICGEHGGDPASIAFCHRAGLDYVSCSPFRVLIARLAAGRAAVEERGR, encoded by the coding sequence GTGAGCACGGGGATCCCTGAGAGCGCGGCCCGTTCCCAGGCGGCGCCGCGGCGGTGGGTCTACTTCTTCGACGAGGGGTCGGGTGCCGACCGCAGCCTGCTGGGCGGCAAGGGCGCCAACCTGGCCGAGATGACCCGCATCGGCCTGCCCGTCCCGCCGGGCTTCACCATCACCACCGAGGCTTGCAAGGCCTACCTGGCCGCCGGAGGGGCGTTTCCGCCCGGCCTGATGGAGCAGGTGGAGCAGCAGCTGGCGCGCCTGGAGCGGGAGATCGGCCGTCGGTTCGGAGACCCCGTTCGGCCCCTCCTGGTCTCGGTGCGCTCCGGCGCCCCCGTGTCCATGCCCGGCATGATGGACACCATCCTCAACCTGGGCCTCAACGACGAGGCCGTCCAGGGCCTGGCGCGGGAGACGGGGGACGCCCGGTTCGCCTTCGACTGCTACCGGCGGCTGATCCAGATGTTCGGCGACGTGGTCCTGCGGGTACCGGCCGCCCGCTTCGAGCACGCCCTGGAAGCCGCCCGGCAGCGGCGCGGCGTCCGGTTCGACCACGAGCTCCCGGCGGAGGAACTGGAGCGGCTGGTGGCGACCTTCAAGGAGATCGTCCGGCAGGAGGCCGGTCGCGACTTCCCCCAGGACCCGCGGGCGCAGCTGGAGCTGGCCATCCGGGCCGTGTTCGACTCGTGGAACAACGAGCGGGCCAAGGTCTACCGCCGCATCCACAAGATCCCCGACGACCTGGGCACCGGCGTCAACGTCCAGGCCATGGTCTTCGGCAACACGGGTCCGGACTCGGGAACCGGGGTGATGTTCACCCGCAATCCCTCGACGGGGGCCCGCGAGCTCTACGGCGAGTACCTGCCCAACGCCCAGGGCGAGGACGTGGTGGCGGGCATCCGCACGCCCGAGCCCATCGCCCGGCTGAAGGAGGAGCGGCCGGCGCTCTACCGCCAGCTGGAGCAGGTGGCGGAGCGCCTGGAGCGCCACTACCGGGACATGCAGGACATCGAGTTCACCGTCGATCGCGGCCGGCTCTTCCTCTTGCAGACCCGCAGCGGCAAGCGGACGGCGGCGGCCGCCGTGCGCATCGCCTGCGACATGGTGCGGGAGGGCCTGATCGACCGGGATACGGCGCTGCTGCGGGTCGACCCGGACCAGGTGGCGCGCCTCCTGCACAAGCACGTGGACCCCAACGCGGCGGTCGAGCCGCTGGCCCAGGGGCTGCCCGCCTCGCCGGGGGCGGCCGTGGGGGCCACCGTCTTCGATGCCGACGAGGCGGAACGGCTGGGCCGGGACGGCCAGGCGGTGATCCTGGTTCGTCCCGAGACCACCCCCGACGACATCCACGGCATCGTGGCGGCCCAGGGCGTCCTGACCAGCCGCGGCGGCATGACCAGCCACGCGGCCGTGGTGGCCCGCGGCATGGGGAAGCCCGCGGTTTGCGGCTGCGAGGCGCTGCGCATCGACCTGGAGCGGGAGGAGTTCCAGGTGGGGGGCCGGGTCTTCCGCAAGGGCGACGTGATCACCATCGACGGGGCCACGGGGCGGGTGTTCGCCGGCGAGGTGCCGCTGGTCGAACCGGAGCTGTCGCCCGAGTTCCGGCAGCTCTTGGAGTGGGCGGACCAGGCGCGGCGGCTCGGGGTGCTGGCCAACGCCGACACGCCGGAAGACGCCCGCCGGGCGCGGGAGTTCGGCGCCGAGGGCATCGGCCTCTGCCGGACCGAGCACATGTTCATGGGCCCCGAGCGGCTGCCCGCCGTCCAGCGCATGATCCTGGCCGAGACCCGGGAGGAGCGGGAGGCGGCCCTGGCCGAGCTGGCCGCCATGCAGCAGGCGGACTTCGAGGCCATCCTGGAGGCCATGGCCGGGTTGCCGGTGACCATCCGGCTGCTGGATCCGCCGCTCCACGAGTTCCTGCCGTCCCTGGAGGAGCTCCTGGTCGAGGTGACGCGTCTGGAGCTCACCGGCACCGACCCGTCCCGCCTCGAGGAGCGGCGGGAGCTTTTGCGCAAGGTGCGGGCGCTGCACGAGGCGAACCCCATGCTGGGCCACCGCGGCTGCCGCCTGGGCATCACCTTCCCCGAGGTGTACGAGATGCAGGCCCGGGCCATCTTCCGGGCCACGGCCAACCTGCGCCGGCGGGGCATCGACGCCCGGCCGGAGATCATGATCCCGCTGGTGGCCCACGTGCGGGAGCTGGCCTTCCTGCGGGAGCGCATCGAGGCGGTGCGGCGGGAGGTGGAGGCCGAGACGGGGCTCGACCTGGCCGTGCGCATCGGCACCATGATCGAGGTGCCGCGGGCCGCCCTGACGGCGGGCGAGATCGCGCAGGTGGCCGAGTTCTTCTCCTTCGGCACCAACGACCTGACCCAGACCACCTTCGGGTTCAGCCGCGACGACGCCGAAGGCAAGTTCCTCCACCACTACCTGGCGGAGAAGATCCTGCCCGAGAACCCCTTCGTCTCCCTGGACGCCTCCGGGGTGGGCCGGCTGGTCGAGCTCGCCGTGGCCGACGGCCGGAAGGTGCGGCCCGACCTCAAGGTGGGGATCTGCGGCGAGCACGGCGGCGACCCCGCCTCCATCGCCTTCTGCCACCGGGCGGGGCTGGACTACGTCAGCTGCTCGCCCTTCCGGGTGCTGATCGCCCGGCTGGCGGCGGGCCGGGCGGCGGTGGAAGAACGCGGCCGCTAG
- a CDS encoding pyruvate, water dikinase regulatory protein, translating to MGEPVVFIVSDSLGETAELVARAAASQFNGHRSTFHRFPYVDRMETVDEIVERARREERSLIVHTLILEDLRRALNEKAQAAGVPVVDIMGPMMAAWMRVAERPPRLQPGLRHRLDEEYFRRVEAVEFAVKYDDGKDPRGLLQADIVLLGVSRTSKTPVSMYLAHRMYKVANVPLIPEVEPPPELYKVPRNRLVGLIIRPDALQRIRRERLKAIGLGEDSSYGSMQRIQEELAYAQRIFRELGCPVIDVTNKAVEETANQVLAILARGERREHGDP from the coding sequence GTGGGCGAGCCGGTGGTGTTCATCGTCTCCGATTCCCTGGGCGAGACCGCCGAGCTGGTGGCACGGGCGGCGGCCAGCCAGTTCAACGGTCATCGCTCCACCTTTCACCGCTTCCCCTACGTCGATCGCATGGAGACCGTGGACGAGATCGTCGAGCGGGCCCGCCGCGAGGAGCGCAGCCTGATCGTCCACACCCTGATCCTGGAGGACCTGCGCCGGGCCCTGAACGAGAAGGCCCAGGCGGCGGGTGTTCCGGTCGTGGACATCATGGGGCCGATGATGGCCGCCTGGATGCGGGTGGCCGAGCGCCCGCCGCGGCTGCAGCCCGGCCTGCGCCACCGCCTGGACGAGGAGTACTTCCGGCGGGTGGAAGCCGTGGAGTTCGCCGTCAAGTACGACGACGGCAAAGATCCCCGCGGCCTGCTCCAGGCGGACATCGTGTTGCTGGGCGTCTCCCGGACCTCCAAGACGCCGGTCAGCATGTACCTGGCCCACCGCATGTACAAGGTGGCCAACGTGCCCCTGATCCCGGAGGTGGAACCGCCCCCCGAGCTGTATAAGGTACCGCGGAACCGGCTGGTGGGCCTGATCATCCGTCCCGACGCCCTCCAGCGCATCCGCCGGGAGCGGCTGAAGGCCATCGGCCTCGGTGAGGACTCCAGCTACGGCAGCATGCAGCGCATCCAGGAAGAACTGGCCTACGCCCAGCGCATCTTCCGGGAGCTGGGCTGCCCCGTCATCGACGTGACGAACAAGGCCGTCGAGGAGACGGCGAACCAGGTCCTGGCGATTCTGGCAAGGGGGGAGCGCCGTGAGCACGGGGATCCCTGA
- the glyS gene encoding glycine--tRNA ligase subunit beta, which yields MDERLDLLVEVGCEEIPAGDCAEARRQLAERAGTALAEAGLPYEVVRTLGTPRRLTLIVKGLAARQEAREEWVRGPSKAAAFGPDGEPTRAALGFARGQGVDVADLVVRQTLQGEYVFARKVREGRPAAEVLAEQLPAILGGLEFRRTMRWGAGEHRFVRPVHWLVALLGEEVLPVSFAGVRAGRKTYGHRFLHPGAVELASASEDEYRRRLAEAYVVVDPEERRQRIVEQARAVAAAVGGEAEIDPELLDEVVDLVEYPTAFTGSFAAEMLELPRDVLVTTMKVHQRYFPVRQPGESRLLPYFIAVRNGDRRHLDTVRQGNERVIRARLADARFFFQQDRQRRLADRVADLERVSFLPGLGTLLDKTRRLERLVGWLAQRLDLPSPEREQAARAAHLAKADLVTSLVYEFTELAGRMGREYALLDGEPPAVAEALAEQYLPRGGDDGELPSTWPGLLLAIADRADTLAGCFAAGLEPTGSQDPYGLRRAGVGLLRLLAGPAADGPAASGPVDGPGELPGTEGDGRGPAGQDGAGQEAAVPAGSATGLSHAEAPAGLVLWSGAVMPPLDALLDEALAGYLPPVAPPTVEVRFDPGEVRARLLDFLAARLRGLLAEAGYAHDVIQAVLAVDGRDVPGVWARARAVAGLLASPLAADVLTVHRRAANLAGRAEADAVDPALFREPEEQALHAAVEAAAGAVQEALAVRDYGAYFRAIAGLRPAVDAFLDRVLVMAEDPALRANRLALLKRVADLAGRVAALGELAATV from the coding sequence ATGGACGAGCGGCTGGATCTTTTGGTGGAAGTAGGTTGCGAGGAGATCCCCGCCGGCGACTGCGCCGAGGCCCGGCGGCAGCTGGCGGAGCGGGCCGGCACCGCCCTGGCCGAGGCCGGCCTGCCCTATGAGGTGGTCCGCACCCTGGGGACGCCGCGCCGGCTGACCTTGATCGTCAAGGGGCTGGCGGCGCGCCAGGAAGCCCGGGAGGAGTGGGTGCGCGGCCCGTCCAAGGCGGCGGCCTTCGGGCCCGACGGCGAGCCCACCCGGGCGGCCCTGGGTTTCGCCCGCGGGCAGGGGGTCGATGTGGCCGACCTGGTGGTGCGGCAGACGCTCCAGGGCGAGTACGTCTTCGCTCGCAAGGTGCGGGAGGGGCGGCCCGCGGCGGAGGTGCTGGCGGAGCAGCTGCCGGCCATCCTGGGCGGCCTGGAGTTCCGCCGCACCATGCGCTGGGGGGCCGGCGAGCACCGGTTTGTCCGGCCGGTCCACTGGCTGGTGGCCCTGCTGGGGGAAGAGGTGCTGCCGGTATCCTTCGCCGGCGTGCGGGCGGGCCGGAAGACCTACGGTCACCGGTTCCTCCATCCCGGGGCGGTGGAACTGGCATCGGCTTCGGAAGACGAGTACCGCCGCCGGCTGGCGGAGGCCTACGTGGTGGTCGACCCCGAGGAGCGCCGGCAGCGGATCGTGGAGCAGGCGCGGGCGGTGGCCGCCGCCGTGGGGGGCGAGGCGGAGATCGACCCCGAGCTGCTGGATGAGGTGGTCGACCTGGTGGAGTATCCCACGGCCTTCACGGGCTCGTTCGCCGCCGAGATGCTGGAGCTGCCGCGGGACGTGCTGGTCACCACCATGAAGGTCCACCAGCGCTACTTCCCCGTGCGCCAGCCGGGCGAGAGCCGGCTGCTGCCCTACTTCATCGCCGTTCGCAACGGCGACCGGCGGCACCTGGACACGGTTCGCCAGGGGAACGAGCGGGTGATCCGCGCCCGGCTGGCCGACGCCCGGTTCTTCTTCCAGCAGGACCGCCAGCGGCGGCTGGCGGACCGGGTGGCGGACCTGGAGCGGGTCTCCTTCCTGCCGGGCCTTGGCACGCTGCTGGACAAGACGCGGCGGCTGGAGCGGCTGGTGGGCTGGCTGGCGCAGCGGCTGGACCTGCCGTCGCCGGAGCGGGAGCAGGCCGCTCGGGCGGCCCACCTGGCCAAGGCCGACCTGGTGACCTCCCTGGTCTACGAGTTCACCGAACTGGCCGGGCGCATGGGGCGGGAGTACGCTCTGCTGGACGGCGAGCCGCCGGCCGTGGCGGAGGCCCTGGCCGAGCAGTACCTGCCGCGGGGCGGGGACGACGGCGAGCTGCCGTCCACCTGGCCGGGGCTCCTGCTGGCCATCGCCGACCGGGCCGATACCCTGGCGGGCTGCTTCGCCGCGGGCCTCGAGCCCACGGGCTCCCAGGACCCCTACGGCCTGCGCCGGGCGGGGGTGGGCCTGCTCCGCCTGCTGGCCGGGCCCGCGGCGGACGGGCCGGCGGCGTCCGGCCCGGTGGATGGCCCCGGCGAGTTGCCCGGCACCGAGGGGGACGGGCGCGGGCCGGCCGGCCAGGACGGCGCAGGGCAGGAGGCAGCCGTTCCGGCAGGCTCGGCCACCGGGCTGAGCCATGCCGAGGCCCCGGCCGGGCTGGTCCTGTGGTCGGGCGCGGTCATGCCACCCCTGGATGCCTTGCTCGACGAGGCCCTGGCCGGCTACCTGCCGCCGGTGGCGCCGCCGACGGTGGAAGTGCGGTTCGACCCTGGGGAGGTGCGGGCCAGGCTGCTGGACTTCCTGGCGGCGCGGCTGCGCGGATTGCTGGCCGAGGCGGGTTACGCCCATGACGTCATCCAGGCGGTGCTGGCGGTCGACGGCCGCGACGTGCCCGGGGTCTGGGCGCGGGCCCGGGCGGTGGCGGGCCTGCTGGCCTCGCCCCTGGCCGCCGACGTGCTGACCGTGCACCGGCGGGCGGCCAACCTGGCCGGGCGGGCGGAGGCGGACGCCGTCGACCCGGCCCTGTTCCGCGAGCCCGAGGAACAGGCGCTGCACGCCGCCGTGGAAGCGGCCGCCGGGGCGGTGCAGGAGGCCCTTGCGGTCCGGGATTATGGCGCCTACTTCCGGGCCATCGCCGGGCTGCGGCCCGCCGTCGACGCCTTCCTCGACCGGGTGCTGGTCATGGCGGAGGACCCGGCCCTGCGGGCCAACCGCCTCGCCTTGCTGAAGCGGGTAGCCGACCTGGCCGGCCGGGTGGCGGCCCTCGGGGAACTGGCCGCCACCGTGTGA
- the glyQ gene encoding glycine--tRNA ligase subunit alpha: MDFQQMILRLNRYWAEQGCVLAMPYDVETGAGTMNPLTFFRALGPEPWRVAYVEPSRRPADGRYGENPNRLYQHWQYQVILKPSPPDVQELYLGSLEALGIRPEEHDIRFVEDNWEWPSGGAWGLGWEVWLDGMEITQFTYFQQVAGFECKPVSVELTYGLERIATYLQGVDTVFDIRWVDGVTYGEMFRVAEYEHSAYSFEHADVDMLRRWFDDAAREAARVLDQGLALPGYDYVLKCSHLFNVLEARNAVGASERTALLGRVRGLARKAAEAYLAQRERLGYPLLQAGAWGAGSSPADEPAVRADA; this comes from the coding sequence GTGGACTTTCAGCAGATGATCCTGCGGCTCAACCGGTACTGGGCCGAGCAGGGCTGCGTGCTGGCCATGCCGTACGACGTGGAGACGGGCGCCGGCACCATGAACCCCCTGACCTTCTTCCGCGCCTTGGGGCCCGAGCCGTGGCGGGTGGCCTACGTGGAGCCGTCCCGCCGGCCGGCCGACGGCCGTTACGGCGAGAACCCCAACCGGCTCTACCAGCACTGGCAGTACCAGGTGATCCTCAAGCCGTCGCCGCCCGACGTCCAGGAGCTCTACCTGGGCAGCCTCGAGGCCCTGGGCATCCGGCCCGAGGAGCACGACATCCGCTTCGTCGAGGACAACTGGGAGTGGCCCAGCGGCGGCGCCTGGGGCCTGGGCTGGGAGGTCTGGCTGGACGGGATGGAGATCACCCAGTTCACCTACTTCCAGCAGGTGGCCGGCTTCGAGTGCAAGCCCGTCTCGGTGGAGCTGACCTACGGCCTGGAGCGCATCGCCACCTACCTGCAGGGCGTGGACACCGTCTTCGACATCCGCTGGGTCGACGGCGTCACCTACGGCGAGATGTTCCGCGTGGCGGAATACGAGCACTCGGCCTATAGCTTCGAGCACGCCGACGTGGACATGCTGCGCCGCTGGTTCGATGACGCCGCCCGGGAGGCAGCCCGGGTCCTCGACCAGGGCCTGGCCCTGCCCGGCTATGACTACGTGCTCAAGTGCTCCCACCTGTTCAACGTGCTGGAGGCCCGCAACGCCGTCGGCGCCAGCGAGCGGACGGCCCTGCTGGGCCGGGTGCGGGGGCTGGCCCGCAAAGCGGCGGAGGCGTACCTGGCCCAGCGGGAGCGGTTGGGCTACCCGCTGCTCCAGGCGGGCGCCTGGGGCGCCGGTTCTTCCCCTGCGGACGAACCGGCGGTACGGGCGGACGCATGA
- a CDS encoding DUF4342 domain-containing protein: MTELEKIDILRERAGVSYRRAKELLDQCGGDVVEALIRLEEESRRNTWQERIQVQGAELVDRVRQLINEGNVRRIVIRNQDGQTLVELPVTVGALGALLAPMLAVVGVIAALVTRATIVVERRNDGGARGGTGTGDAGGKDDASGGWGATGDAGPGGPQDTGPRH, encoded by the coding sequence GTGACCGAGCTGGAGAAGATCGACATCCTGCGGGAGCGGGCCGGGGTCAGCTACCGGCGGGCCAAGGAGCTCCTCGACCAGTGTGGCGGCGACGTGGTCGAGGCGCTGATTCGCCTGGAGGAGGAGTCCCGCCGCAACACCTGGCAGGAGCGCATCCAGGTCCAGGGCGCCGAGTTGGTCGACCGGGTGCGGCAGCTGATCAACGAGGGTAACGTGCGGCGGATCGTCATCCGCAACCAGGACGGCCAGACCCTGGTGGAGCTCCCCGTGACCGTGGGCGCCCTGGGGGCCCTGCTGGCGCCCATGCTGGCGGTGGTCGGGGTCATCGCGGCGCTGGTGACCCGGGCGACCATCGTGGTGGAACGCCGCAACGACGGCGGCGCCCGGGGCGGCACCGGCACCGGCGATGCCGGAGGCAAGGACGACGCCAGCGGGGGCTGGGGTGCCACGGGTGATGCCGGGCCCGGCGGCCCCCAGGACACCGGCCCGCGCCACTGA
- the recO gene encoding DNA repair protein RecO yields the protein MPLYTVEGIVLRTREYGERDRLVTLVDREGTRRTVLAKGVRRPRSSLAAGVQPYTYSRFLLWKGRSLDGVSQVQVLDALTGLRGSLEALAAAAYVAELAEAFTQEGAPSPGVFPVVLQGLRGLAAAPGDGVAHALWLRHAELRLLDLAGLGPQLDACQDCGRPLAPPGGGPAAGRTVPGSAGARSATLPGGASGTGARREEAGTGMEAGRPAGYSAELGGALCQGCLPGRPAALPLDAATWQVLRQARRLTPELAVRLRPGAAVLARAADVVQTHLVYHLGRSFRSPGFLAILDEARSPGAPG from the coding sequence GTGCCCCTGTACACGGTGGAAGGCATCGTGCTGCGGACCCGGGAGTACGGTGAGCGGGACCGGCTGGTCACCCTGGTGGACCGGGAGGGCACCCGCCGCACCGTGCTGGCCAAGGGCGTGCGCCGGCCGCGCAGCTCCCTGGCCGCCGGGGTGCAACCCTACACCTACAGCCGGTTCCTCCTGTGGAAGGGGCGGTCCCTGGACGGGGTCAGCCAGGTGCAGGTCCTCGATGCCCTGACCGGCCTGCGGGGAAGCCTGGAAGCCCTGGCGGCGGCGGCCTACGTGGCCGAGCTGGCCGAGGCTTTCACCCAGGAGGGGGCGCCGAGCCCGGGGGTCTTCCCGGTGGTGCTGCAAGGGCTGCGCGGCCTGGCGGCGGCGCCTGGCGACGGGGTGGCCCACGCCCTCTGGCTGCGTCACGCCGAGCTCCGGTTGCTGGACCTGGCGGGCCTTGGGCCACAGCTCGACGCCTGCCAGGATTGCGGGCGGCCGCTGGCGCCTCCGGGCGGCGGCCCCGCCGCGGGCCGGACGGTGCCGGGATCCGCGGGGGCGAGGTCCGCCACCCTGCCTGGCGGGGCGTCCGGCACCGGGGCGAGGCGGGAGGAGGCGGGAACGGGCATGGAGGCCGGCCGTCCTGCGGGCTATAGCGCGGAGCTGGGCGGCGCCCTCTGCCAGGGATGCCTGCCCGGCCGCCCGGCGGCGCTGCCCCTGGATGCCGCCACGTGGCAGGTCCTGCGGCAGGCCCGCCGCCTCACACCCGAGCTGGCGGTGCGGTTACGGCCGGGGGCGGCGGTCCTGGCCCGGGCGGCGGACGTGGTGCAGACCCACCTGGTCTACCACCTGGGCCGCTCCTTTCGGTCCCCGGGGTTTTTGGCCATACTGGATGAGGCGAGGTCGCCGGGCGCACCGGGATGA
- the mgtE gene encoding magnesium transporter has protein sequence MGASRWQDQLARALEAGDGQAAVRLAAEVHPADLAEFVLQVAPAARSRLLGWLPADRAALVVEQLPPAVQSEVLAVLGRQRAGAVLEEMSSDEVADLLGELPPQRAVDLLGLLKEEEAADVRSLLAYLDDTAGGLMTTEFVALQDDLTAAEAIDALRRLAPDAETIYYVYVVDREERLQGVLSLRELIVAPPETPIRRIMRTRVVTVPPDMDQEDVARVVAKYDLLAVPVVDASGRILGIVTVDDVVDVLEEEASEDIYRLTATPEGAAGAGTSWLRARLRMPWLVGLLLGELVVAKVIQGFEGTLERVAELAYFIPLLAATAGNVGTQSLATAVRGLATGEIARGQAPRVLLRELQVGLLLAVVLATTSAGLVYAVLGNGPVAVTVGVAMGVNTLVAAGIGVLVPLALHWLRVDPAVASGPFVTTTLDVVGTLVYFLTATWLLFRAAG, from the coding sequence GTGGGCGCGTCCCGCTGGCAGGATCAGCTGGCCCGGGCTTTGGAGGCCGGCGACGGCCAGGCGGCGGTGCGGCTGGCCGCCGAGGTGCACCCCGCCGACCTGGCCGAGTTCGTCCTGCAGGTGGCGCCGGCGGCCCGGTCCCGGCTGCTCGGCTGGCTGCCGGCGGACCGGGCGGCCCTGGTGGTGGAGCAGTTGCCGCCCGCGGTCCAGTCGGAGGTCCTGGCCGTCCTGGGCCGGCAGCGGGCGGGGGCGGTGCTGGAGGAGATGTCCAGCGACGAGGTGGCGGACCTGCTGGGCGAGCTGCCGCCCCAGCGGGCCGTGGACCTGCTGGGCCTGCTCAAGGAAGAGGAAGCCGCCGACGTGCGGTCGCTGCTGGCGTACCTGGACGACACCGCCGGCGGCCTCATGACCACCGAGTTCGTCGCCCTGCAGGACGACCTGACGGCCGCCGAGGCCATCGACGCCCTGCGCCGGCTGGCGCCCGACGCCGAGACGATCTACTACGTCTACGTGGTGGACCGCGAGGAGCGGCTGCAGGGGGTCCTCTCCCTGCGGGAGCTCATCGTGGCGCCGCCCGAGACGCCCATCCGCCGGATCATGCGGACCCGAGTGGTGACGGTGCCGCCGGACATGGACCAGGAAGACGTCGCCCGGGTGGTGGCCAAGTACGATCTTTTGGCGGTGCCCGTGGTGGACGCCTCGGGCCGGATCCTGGGCATCGTCACCGTGGACGATGTGGTGGACGTCCTGGAGGAGGAGGCCAGCGAGGACATCTACCGGCTCACCGCCACGCCGGAGGGAGCCGCGGGCGCCGGCACCTCCTGGCTGCGGGCGCGACTGCGGATGCCGTGGCTGGTGGGGCTCTTGCTGGGCGAGCTGGTGGTGGCCAAGGTGATCCAGGGGTTCGAGGGGACCCTGGAGCGGGTGGCCGAGCTGGCGTACTTCATCCCCTTGCTGGCGGCGACGGCAGGTAACGTGGGGACCCAGTCCCTGGCCACGGCGGTGCGCGGCCTGGCAACCGGGGAGATCGCCCGCGGGCAGGCGCCGCGGGTCCTGCTGCGGGAACTGCAGGTGGGGCTGCTTCTGGCGGTGGTGCTGGCCACAACCAGCGCCGGGCTGGTCTACGCGGTCCTGGGCAACGGGCCCGTGGCGGTGACGGTGGGCGTCGCCATGGGGGTGAACACCCTGGTGGCGGCGGGGATCGGCGTGCTGGTGCCGCTGGCCCTGCACTGGCTGCGGGTCGACCCGGCGGTGGCGTCGGGCCCTTTCGTGACCACCACCCTGGACGTGGTGGGGACCCTGGTGTACTTTCTCACCGCCACGTGGCTGCTGTTCCGCGCCGCGGGATGA
- the era gene encoding GTPase Era — protein sequence MTGTRRHPDPEGASAKQGAEAAVARAAGPAAPAPPAAAEAGPAAMAAVAGEAAESAGPRAAPAAPRATGPTAERGAGGPADEADGRAPARAAGQPEGFRSGFVALIGRPNVGKSTLLNQLIGRKIAIMSDKPQTTRTRILGVLNRPGAQLIFVDTPGIHKPQHLLGEHMVRVARRTLQEVEVVCWLVEAPDREPGPGDRYIAEQLVEVKTPKILVVNKIDQVAPGEVPAIAQRFAQLGQFAAVHPVSALHGVGVPELVEELEGRLPQGPRFFPEDMITDQPEAQIMAELIREQILHRTREEVPHAVAVLIEKVERRPNGVVYVPATIYVEREGQKRILIGEQGRMLKEIGRLARLEIEALLGSKIYLDLWVKVKPDWRNKQGALSNFGFRA from the coding sequence ATGACGGGGACCCGGCGCCACCCGGATCCGGAGGGGGCGTCAGCCAAGCAGGGGGCGGAGGCGGCCGTGGCACGGGCGGCCGGTCCGGCAGCGCCGGCGCCCCCGGCGGCGGCGGAGGCAGGACCCGCGGCCATGGCGGCCGTGGCCGGCGAGGCAGCGGAATCGGCCGGACCCCGGGCAGCACCGGCCGCCCCGCGGGCCACGGGGCCGACGGCGGAGCGGGGGGCCGGCGGCCCGGCCGATGAGGCCGACGGGCGGGCGCCCGCCCGCGCCGCCGGCCAGCCCGAGGGCTTTCGCTCGGGCTTCGTCGCCCTGATCGGCCGGCCCAACGTGGGCAAGTCGACGCTGCTCAACCAGCTGATCGGCCGCAAGATCGCCATCATGTCCGACAAGCCCCAGACCACCCGGACCCGGATCCTGGGGGTGCTGAACCGGCCCGGGGCCCAGCTGATCTTCGTCGACACGCCGGGCATCCACAAGCCCCAGCACCTGCTGGGCGAGCACATGGTCCGCGTCGCCCGCCGCACCCTGCAGGAGGTCGAGGTGGTCTGCTGGCTGGTCGAGGCCCCCGACCGCGAGCCGGGTCCGGGCGACCGCTACATCGCCGAGCAGCTGGTGGAGGTCAAGACCCCGAAGATCCTGGTGGTCAACAAGATCGACCAGGTGGCGCCGGGCGAGGTGCCGGCCATCGCCCAACGGTTCGCCCAGCTGGGCCAGTTTGCCGCGGTCCATCCCGTCTCCGCCCTGCACGGCGTCGGCGTGCCGGAGCTGGTGGAGGAGCTGGAAGGACGGCTGCCCCAGGGCCCCCGGTTCTTCCCCGAGGACATGATCACCGACCAGCCCGAGGCGCAGATCATGGCCGAGCTGATCCGCGAGCAGATCCTCCACCGGACCCGGGAGGAAGTGCCCCACGCGGTGGCGGTGCTGATCGAGAAGGTGGAGCGCCGCCCCAACGGCGTGGTCTACGTGCCGGCGACGATCTACGTGGAGCGGGAGGGACAGAAGCGCATCCTCATCGGCGAGCAGGGGCGCATGCTGAAGGAGATCGGGCGGCTGGCCCGGCTGGAGATCGAGGCGCTCCTGGGCTCGAAGATCTACCTCGACCTGTGGGTCAAGGTCAAGCCGGACTGGCGCAACAAGCAGGGCGCCCTGAGCAACTTCGGCTTCCGGGCGTGA